One window of the Candidatus Zixiibacteriota bacterium genome contains the following:
- a CDS encoding TonB-dependent receptor plug, whose product MSFKVIFFAIFISFLLVCTTWSQIESKRESSRGAIRGKVIDIQTKAPIEGVSVLISGTKIGAATDKNGEFHLRDIKVGNVVLLFRSIAYEPVAIPDIVVKPGRTVFVDAEMKSTTIKLKGMVVRTDYFSSNADEIGNNISFSKEEIRRSPGSFGDISRIVNVLTSVSKVDDIYNALLVRGGSALENGYYLDNIEIPNINHFPIKGSSGGPINLINIDFLKAVNFSAGGFPAEYGDRLSSETDLEFREGNRDEFNGQASLDLSGFSLESEGPLPKRRGSWLLSLRHSSIDILAHALGYDVVPDYSDMQWKISYDISRSNNLSFIGVGGKDYFDISRDEAAEKGLDWGNWKGNEFTAGVNWRALWGRMGYSNTSASLVSTKLNNRFFWTKSGNLESETNSAERAFQFRNSSAFAISSHLFLKCGFDTKFIENRYMYFIGRHYDYLGHSVQEIRIDEKAKTRKDAAFASVTIRLGHQFNLTSGGRYEYFRYNSHSHLSARISFDWVLSSLLNLNGAFGDYYQTLPLDLLVQAPGHRYLKEPMARHYILGLGLSLADDTRLKLEAYYKDYHNMPLDPTQPELYILDEVLYRNYPSIHQVIRDNGRARAYGCELTLQKKMARGLYGLASAALSRSRYRGYDGVWRRRVVENGILFGVEGGYRPNDKWEISLRWIFAGGPPYTPFDENLSERYGGEIIDRNNVNTLDYPDYHSLNVRVDRYFNFHGSNLILYASVWNVYNRKNVLAYSWDVDEECVKINYQIGFLPIAGIKYEF is encoded by the coding sequence GTGTCCTTCAAAGTAATCTTCTTCGCAATATTTATTTCATTTCTCTTGGTATGCACGACCTGGTCGCAGATCGAATCAAAAAGAGAATCATCGAGAGGTGCCATCCGAGGAAAGGTAATCGATATTCAAACCAAAGCTCCGATTGAAGGGGTCTCGGTTCTGATATCCGGGACGAAAATTGGCGCGGCCACCGATAAAAACGGAGAATTCCATTTGCGGGATATCAAAGTCGGGAATGTCGTCCTGCTTTTCCGGAGTATTGCCTATGAGCCGGTGGCCATTCCCGATATAGTCGTCAAACCGGGTAGAACCGTTTTTGTCGATGCCGAAATGAAGTCCACCACTATAAAGCTGAAAGGGATGGTCGTTCGGACCGATTATTTTTCATCGAATGCCGATGAGATCGGAAACAATATTTCTTTCTCCAAAGAAGAAATCAGGCGGTCGCCCGGATCTTTCGGCGACATTTCCAGAATAGTCAACGTCCTGACCAGTGTTTCCAAAGTGGATGATATTTACAATGCCTTGCTGGTTCGAGGCGGATCGGCCCTGGAGAACGGCTACTATCTGGACAATATAGAAATTCCCAATATCAATCATTTCCCGATTAAAGGGAGTTCCGGCGGACCTATAAATTTAATTAATATCGATTTTCTGAAAGCCGTCAATTTCTCGGCCGGGGGATTCCCCGCAGAGTACGGGGATCGGCTGTCGTCGGAGACGGATCTGGAATTTCGCGAAGGCAATCGGGATGAATTTAACGGTCAGGCTTCTCTGGATTTGTCCGGCTTTTCGCTTGAAAGCGAGGGGCCCCTGCCGAAAAGGCGGGGCTCATGGCTTCTCTCCTTACGGCACAGTTCCATTGATATACTGGCTCATGCCCTGGGATATGACGTTGTGCCCGATTACAGCGATATGCAATGGAAGATATCGTACGACATTTCCCGATCCAACAACCTTTCATTCATCGGCGTCGGCGGCAAGGATTATTTTGATATCAGCCGTGATGAAGCCGCCGAAAAGGGTCTGGATTGGGGGAACTGGAAAGGAAATGAATTTACGGCCGGCGTGAATTGGAGAGCCCTTTGGGGGCGGATGGGATACTCGAATACTTCGGCTTCTCTGGTCTCCACGAAATTGAATAATCGCTTCTTCTGGACAAAAAGCGGTAATTTGGAGTCCGAAACCAATTCAGCGGAGCGGGCTTTTCAGTTTCGCAACAGCAGTGCCTTCGCCATAAGCAGTCATCTTTTTCTGAAGTGCGGCTTTGACACCAAGTTTATTGAAAACAGATATATGTATTTCATTGGTCGTCACTATGATTACCTCGGCCATTCCGTGCAGGAAATTAGGATAGACGAAAAAGCAAAAACCCGCAAGGATGCCGCTTTTGCCAGTGTGACCATTCGATTGGGTCATCAGTTTAACTTAACTTCCGGGGGCCGGTACGAATATTTCAGATATAATTCCCATTCTCATCTGTCCGCGCGAATATCATTCGACTGGGTTCTTTCTTCTTTACTGAATTTGAACGGTGCTTTCGGCGATTACTATCAGACCTTGCCGTTGGACTTGCTTGTCCAGGCCCCCGGGCATCGCTATTTGAAGGAGCCGATGGCCCGCCATTATATTCTCGGGCTGGGTCTGAGCCTGGCTGACGATACCAGATTGAAATTGGAGGCCTACTACAAAGATTATCACAATATGCCGCTCGACCCGACACAGCCGGAGTTATATATTCTCGATGAAGTCCTATATCGGAATTACCCGTCGATCCACCAGGTTATCAGGGATAATGGTCGCGCCCGGGCATATGGATGCGAATTGACTCTTCAAAAAAAGATGGCGCGGGGTCTATATGGATTGGCCAGCGCGGCTCTATCACGGTCCAGATATCGCGGCTACGATGGCGTCTGGAGGCGAAGAGTTGTCGAAAACGGAATACTTTTCGGGGTCGAAGGCGGATATCGCCCCAACGACAAGTGGGAAATCAGTTTGCGTTGGATTTTCGCCGGTGGCCCTCCCTATACTCCTTTTGATGAGAATCTGTCAGAACGATATGGTGGTGAAATTATTGATCGCAATAATGTCAATACTCTTGACTATCCCGATTATCATTCCCTAAATGTGCGGGTCGACCGATATTTCAATTTCCATGGATCCAATTTAATTCTGTATGCCTCAGTGTGGAATGTTTATAACAGAAAAAATGTGCTGGCCTATTCCTGGGATGTCGATGAGGAATGCGTCAAAATAAATTATCAGATCGGGTTCCTCCCGATCGCGGGAATAAAATATGAATTTTAG
- a CDS encoding conserved membrane hypothetical protein (Evidence 4 : Unknown function but conserved in other organisms), translated as MTFRDLIIVSLGNLTRMKLRTFLTVSGVLIAIAAFVSMLSFGAGNQAYVSKQFDELGLFNTMQVYPKSKSDTAAANGKNLDYAAIERLAQLPGVNLAYPYDAFSVSARMGDSIVDVKAQALPAGAIKTKLFSQLRAGVSFSGDTTSQAMLSESFLKKIGIADPDSALGKQLIISMKISTIDSGLGYVIKGLRERGRALFDTIDFDSLLIAKYRNRLIQTEVNGVARQFMNGFLNARETISDTLTICGILSQKRMGRIKIESIVVPTKTALRFNSAGFSSDPTQLFQAMSSGTIFAAAGDSAGRSFPEVTLDLDAHMPYKPIKDSVEAMGFRAFSFAEQFDQIRKMFVYFDMALALIGLIALTTASLGIVNTMVMSILERKKEIGVLKSLGADDNDIRLLFLVESGVIGEIGAIAGIILGWLISRAASGVAQYYMIKEGVPAAELFALPPWLILIALSIGIVVSVLAGLYPAARAAHVDPVEALRAE; from the coding sequence ATGACCTTCCGTGACCTGATCATTGTATCCCTGGGAAACCTGACGCGCATGAAGTTGCGGACCTTCCTTACCGTCTCGGGCGTTTTGATCGCCATTGCGGCCTTTGTTTCGATGCTTTCGTTCGGGGCGGGCAATCAGGCGTACGTTTCAAAACAGTTTGACGAACTGGGCCTTTTCAACACCATGCAAGTTTATCCCAAATCAAAAAGCGATACGGCCGCCGCCAACGGAAAAAACCTTGATTATGCCGCTATAGAACGTCTGGCCCAGTTGCCCGGGGTCAATCTGGCCTATCCCTATGATGCTTTTTCGGTCTCGGCCCGGATGGGTGATTCCATAGTGGATGTCAAAGCCCAGGCCTTGCCGGCCGGGGCGATTAAGACCAAACTCTTCTCGCAACTTCGCGCCGGAGTTTCCTTCTCCGGTGATACTACTTCGCAGGCGATGTTGAGTGAATCATTTTTGAAAAAGATCGGCATTGCTGACCCGGACTCGGCGCTTGGCAAGCAGTTGATAATTTCCATGAAGATTTCTACGATTGACAGCGGACTTGGATATGTCATCAAAGGATTGCGAGAGAGGGGAAGAGCCCTTTTCGACACTATCGACTTTGATTCGTTACTTATCGCGAAATATAGAAATCGTCTTATTCAAACCGAGGTCAACGGAGTCGCCAGGCAATTCATGAACGGCTTCCTGAATGCCCGGGAAACGATTTCGGATACGCTCACGATATGCGGGATTCTTTCCCAGAAAAGAATGGGGAGAATAAAAATCGAATCGATTGTCGTCCCGACAAAAACCGCCCTCCGTTTCAACTCCGCCGGATTTTCGAGCGACCCAACGCAACTTTTCCAGGCCATGAGCAGTGGAACCATTTTTGCCGCGGCCGGAGATTCCGCAGGACGAAGTTTTCCCGAAGTGACCCTGGACCTTGACGCCCATATGCCGTACAAGCCGATAAAAGATTCAGTGGAAGCAATGGGTTTCCGGGCCTTCAGCTTTGCCGAGCAATTTGACCAGATCCGCAAGATGTTTGTCTATTTCGATATGGCTCTCGCCTTGATAGGTCTGATTGCCCTGACTACCGCTTCGCTGGGGATCGTTAATACCATGGTAATGTCCATCTTAGAAAGAAAAAAAGAAATCGGCGTCTTAAAATCGCTTGGTGCCGATGATAACGATATTCGATTGCTCTTCCTGGTGGAATCGGGCGTTATCGGGGAGATCGGAGCAATCGCCGGGATCATACTGGGATGGCTGATTAGCCGGGCCGCCTCCGGAGTGGCCCAGTATTATATGATTAAAGAGGGCGTACCGGCGGCCGAATTATTTGCTCTACCACCCTGGCTCATACTGATTGCTCTGTCGATCGGGATTGTGGTAAGTGTCCTGGCGGGGTTGTACCCGGCGGCGCGGGCGGCCCATGTCGATCCGGTCGAAGCCCTGCGCGCCGAATAG
- the ybbA gene encoding putative transporter subunit: ATP-binding component of ABC superfamily (Evidence 3 : Putative function from multiple computational evidences; Product type t : transporter): protein MDGMSDDYWMKTVDLRRYYRRGHYEVKALDGVSLGLNRGDFAAIVGSSGSGKSTLLNLMAGLDTPTSGSVELEGRRLSSMSRKELAAYRGHKVGMIFQSFNLISHYSALQNVETALYFNGTSPRERRNRASAVLEKLGLADRISHRPADLSGGEQQRVAIARAIVKDPEILFADEPTGNLDIDNTLQITQLLADLNRDGLTIVMVTHNLEMAGEFAHTVMRMHYGKITEEGIRQ from the coding sequence ATGGACGGGATGTCTGATGATTACTGGATGAAAACCGTTGACCTGCGGCGATATTATCGTCGCGGGCATTATGAAGTCAAGGCTCTTGACGGTGTCAGTCTGGGGCTGAATCGCGGCGATTTTGCGGCAATCGTCGGTTCCTCGGGGTCGGGCAAATCGACTCTTCTGAACCTAATGGCCGGGTTGGACACCCCCACCTCCGGTTCTGTTGAGCTGGAGGGGCGACGGCTTTCTTCGATGTCGCGCAAAGAATTAGCCGCCTATCGGGGGCATAAAGTGGGGATGATTTTTCAATCTTTCAATCTCATCTCTCATTATTCGGCCCTGCAGAATGTGGAAACAGCTCTCTATTTCAATGGGACATCCCCTCGTGAGAGACGAAACCGGGCCTCAGCCGTCCTGGAAAAATTGGGCCTGGCTGACAGGATCTCGCATCGCCCGGCCGATTTGTCCGGAGGGGAACAACAGCGGGTGGCAATTGCCCGCGCCATTGTTAAGGACCCGGAAATTCTCTTTGCCGACGAGCCTACCGGCAATCTCGATATAGATAATACTCTTCAGATTACGCAGTTGCTGGCGGATCTGAACCGGGACGGGTTGACCATTGTCATGGTGACCCACAATTTGGAAATGGCCGGGGAATTTGCTCATACGGTCATGCGAATGCACTACGGCAAAATAACGGAAGAGGGAATAAGGCAATGA
- a CDS encoding exported hypothetical protein (Evidence 5 : Unknown function), giving the protein MTKNERQRSYLLKPTILAIIIAVVLSMHPAGSARAMDLRGSIFSEFYGYKEPGLNHYRPYAGLNADFGLWRGKRSRTLDLYTNFRWTTDLKTKLATDPQIFFYNTYLHLANVPSRSHFYLGRQFVYNGAGSLLMDGIRAKYVIVPQAQIELFGGSAVSSAEPKKIRKIADFGSFGGRLSINPDRSTRIGLNLLSRRLDGYSEIKRAAVDIEQVVAQWRFFGRAAYNLNRSSMAELLGRISFQPYRWYFEGEFLWREPSVSDNTIFGIINYNRYREFRLNGRRTIIKNLNFDARLMGTIFDNDNAWNLQIGFIGAWYNIGWRHQTGYAGINDGLFLLLNLRLNARWETYASANLGRYKVQKEQPDRNDSYSSQAGILWRPANGLTARVEGQYLKNAVMTEETRIYVKLAKDFSFGRGGR; this is encoded by the coding sequence ATGACAAAAAACGAGCGGCAAAGGTCATATCTGCTGAAACCTACAATATTAGCCATTATTATTGCAGTAGTGTTATCTATGCATCCGGCCGGCTCCGCACGGGCTATGGATTTGCGGGGGAGTATTTTTTCCGAATTTTATGGCTATAAGGAACCGGGGTTGAATCATTACCGTCCTTATGCCGGATTGAACGCCGATTTTGGCCTCTGGCGCGGAAAGAGAAGCCGTACTCTTGATTTATATACCAATTTCCGCTGGACCACCGATCTGAAAACCAAGCTGGCCACCGACCCGCAGATTTTCTTTTATAATACTTACCTTCATCTCGCCAATGTTCCATCGCGAAGCCATTTTTACCTGGGTCGGCAATTCGTATATAACGGGGCCGGGAGTCTCCTGATGGATGGAATCAGGGCCAAGTATGTCATTGTTCCGCAGGCTCAAATCGAACTGTTCGGAGGCAGCGCGGTTTCTTCGGCGGAACCGAAAAAAATTCGAAAAATCGCCGATTTCGGCTCGTTCGGCGGAAGACTTTCCATAAATCCGGACCGATCAACGAGAATCGGCTTAAATTTGCTCAGCCGCCGACTTGACGGATACAGTGAAATAAAACGGGCGGCTGTCGATATCGAACAAGTTGTCGCACAATGGCGTTTTTTCGGGCGAGCCGCTTACAATCTCAATCGCTCCAGTATGGCGGAACTTCTGGGGAGAATTTCCTTTCAGCCGTATCGCTGGTATTTTGAGGGGGAATTCCTCTGGCGTGAACCGTCCGTTTCGGACAATACTATATTCGGCATAATCAATTACAATCGATATCGCGAATTCCGACTGAACGGCCGGCGTACCATAATAAAAAATTTGAATTTTGACGCCCGCTTAATGGGAACAATATTTGATAACGATAACGCCTGGAATCTCCAAATCGGATTTATCGGGGCCTGGTACAACATTGGCTGGCGTCATCAAACCGGTTACGCCGGCATCAATGACGGCCTCTTTCTCTTATTGAACCTTCGACTCAATGCCCGATGGGAAACCTATGCCTCGGCCAATCTCGGTCGCTATAAGGTTCAGAAAGAACAGCCGGACCGAAACGACTCTTATTCTTCACAGGCCGGAATTCTTTGGCGGCCGGCAAACGGACTTACGGCCCGAGTCGAAGGGCAGTATCTCAAAAATGCCGTCATGACCGAGGAAACCCGTATCTATGTCAAACTCGCCAAGGATTTTTCATTTGGTCGCGGGGGGAGATAA
- a CDS encoding putative Cytochrome C family protein (Evidence 3 : Putative function from multiple computational evidences), giving the protein MITGILLSIWLVAGTSAFPVYNTPANLASLDDIIFSHSLHADSAGVDCELCHGTVYNSTAAADVNLPKMSVCGSCHDAVKDSTRCGMCHHNVKKPFGFGKVERLLIFSHKAHLSRGQDCSRCHSDLGKPGTAFLEHLPDMNRCYDCHDGKKYRNECSLCHADKITLSDIHPSDWRHNHGDRATNNREWCNICHRQESYCTDCHRGDNITGRIHDLNYQFTHGLDAQSKSADCRKCHETKSFCDNCHNAGLRMPLNHSTVSWRIEHGAAARNDVENCASCHDNSDPTCARGGCHRDFDGIKGTDPRIHIDSGPLSSHGPWHEDENYYCYQCHLNTHQAGQGFCGYCHGAERR; this is encoded by the coding sequence ATGATAACAGGTATTCTGCTCAGTATATGGCTCGTAGCGGGGACCTCCGCCTTTCCCGTATATAATACGCCTGCCAATTTGGCGTCTCTCGATGATATAATTTTCTCCCACTCCCTGCACGCCGACAGCGCCGGAGTTGATTGTGAATTGTGCCACGGTACGGTATATAACAGCACGGCCGCCGCGGATGTCAATCTGCCGAAGATGAGCGTTTGCGGCAGTTGTCATGATGCCGTCAAAGACAGCACCCGTTGCGGCATGTGCCACCATAACGTGAAAAAACCGTTTGGGTTCGGAAAAGTCGAGCGTTTACTAATTTTCAGCCACAAAGCACATCTATCCCGCGGTCAGGATTGTTCCCGTTGTCACTCTGATCTCGGCAAGCCGGGAACCGCCTTTCTGGAGCATTTGCCGGACATGAATAGATGCTACGATTGTCATGATGGCAAAAAATACCGCAACGAATGCTCCTTGTGCCATGCCGACAAAATAACCCTGAGCGATATTCACCCCTCCGACTGGCGCCACAACCACGGCGATCGGGCCACAAACAACCGCGAGTGGTGCAATATTTGCCACCGGCAGGAGTCGTATTGCACCGATTGCCATCGCGGCGATAATATCACAGGTCGAATTCATGATTTGAATTATCAATTCACTCACGGCCTCGACGCCCAGAGCAAATCGGCCGATTGCCGCAAGTGCCACGAAACAAAATCATTCTGCGATAATTGCCATAATGCCGGTCTGCGGATGCCCTTGAATCATTCCACCGTTTCCTGGCGCATTGAACACGGCGCGGCCGCCCGGAACGATGTCGAAAACTGCGCCTCCTGCCATGACAATTCCGACCCGACCTGCGCCCGGGGAGGGTGCCACCGCGATTTTGATGGTATCAAAGGAACCGATCCGCGAATACATATTGACAGCGGTCCCCTATCATCGCATGGGCCGTGGCATGAAGATGAGAATTACTATTGCTATCAATGTCATCTGAACACCCACCAGGCCGGACAGGGCTTCTGCGGCTACTGCCACGGCGCCGAGAGACGCTGA
- a CDS encoding hypothetical protein (Evidence 5 : Unknown function) has translation MIISAKKALRFGGLVILGLIIAAIAGCSNDRNPSSLPSTHPAAWMEISSQDFHGKVVLTNGTQSCIKCHGSDFNGGLVNVSCIYCHQNSTDMCVHCHGGYNANDKSGAPPYGLRGEISDSTLAVGAHTIHLHGSWMAGGMPCNSCHHVPIFVSDSAHLDYAPNDAHPHTDSIAEITWGGISDLSGGASWSRSDSSCAATYCHGNFAGGKSGNKPNWTKKNQANCGSCHDFGADPAQLLWKHYFHVAAASLNCADCHAATVDTFLNFIDSSLHVNGVPDTLTRDVSICNKCHGQGANQCVYCHGGVDNQTGAPPKGLRGEIATTTLAVGTHTVHLEGRVISDGIPCASCHIVPATVTSPGHYDVDSVAEITWGGFSNLNGGAAWDRNSAACASTYCHGNFSGGISTTPHWDTNEQATCGSCHDIGSNPAALLGRHQQHVTEESIACYQCHAATVNSSNAITGPGAHIDGVFTVSFWNGQGSYNNTTHQCSGPGGCHGSENWYSGGD, from the coding sequence ATGATCATTTCGGCCAAGAAAGCACTCCGATTCGGCGGGCTCGTCATTCTCGGGCTCATTATTGCCGCTATCGCCGGCTGCAGCAATGACCGCAACCCCTCCTCTCTTCCCAGCACTCACCCTGCCGCCTGGATGGAAATATCATCGCAGGACTTTCACGGTAAAGTGGTTCTGACCAACGGCACGCAAAGTTGCATAAAATGTCATGGAAGCGATTTCAACGGCGGATTGGTCAATGTCTCCTGCATTTATTGTCATCAGAACAGCACCGATATGTGTGTTCACTGTCACGGCGGATATAACGCCAATGATAAATCCGGTGCTCCGCCCTATGGCCTAAGAGGAGAAATCTCGGATAGTACCCTTGCGGTCGGCGCCCATACTATTCACCTGCACGGTTCCTGGATGGCCGGCGGTATGCCCTGCAATAGTTGCCACCATGTTCCGATATTTGTTTCCGACTCCGCCCATCTGGATTATGCTCCGAACGATGCTCATCCGCACACCGATTCCATTGCGGAAATAACCTGGGGAGGTATAAGTGATTTGAGCGGGGGTGCCTCCTGGAGCCGTTCCGACAGCAGTTGCGCCGCCACTTATTGTCACGGCAATTTTGCCGGGGGCAAAAGCGGCAACAAACCCAATTGGACGAAGAAGAATCAGGCCAATTGCGGCTCCTGCCATGACTTCGGCGCCGACCCGGCCCAGCTTCTCTGGAAGCATTATTTTCATGTGGCCGCGGCGAGTCTGAATTGCGCCGACTGCCATGCCGCCACGGTTGATACATTTCTCAATTTTATCGACTCATCTTTACATGTCAACGGCGTTCCCGACACGCTCACGAGGGATGTCTCTATCTGCAATAAGTGCCACGGGCAAGGTGCCAATCAGTGCGTTTATTGCCACGGCGGTGTCGATAATCAGACCGGGGCTCCGCCCAAGGGTTTGCGGGGTGAAATTGCGACCACTACCCTGGCCGTGGGAACGCATACCGTTCATCTGGAGGGACGAGTCATTTCTGACGGTATTCCGTGCGCCAGTTGTCATATTGTTCCGGCGACCGTCACATCACCCGGTCATTATGATGTTGACTCCGTTGCCGAAATTACCTGGGGCGGGTTCAGCAATTTGAACGGCGGAGCCGCCTGGGACAGGAATTCGGCCGCCTGCGCTTCCACATATTGTCACGGCAATTTCTCCGGTGGTATCAGCACTACCCCTCATTGGGACACAAATGAGCAGGCGACGTGCGGGTCGTGCCACGATATCGGCAGTAACCCGGCGGCGCTTCTGGGTCGCCATCAGCAACATGTCACCGAAGAAAGCATCGCCTGCTATCAATGTCATGCCGCCACGGTCAATAGTTCAAATGCTATTACCGGGCCGGGGGCTCATATCGACGGCGTCTTTACCGTATCCTTCTGGAACGGCCAGGGATCATACAATAATACCACTCACCAGTGCTCCGGCCCCGGCGGGTGCCACGGTTCGGAAAACTGGTATTCCGGCGGCGATTAG
- a CDS encoding Methylated-DNA-(Protein)-cysteine S-methyltransferase DNA binding yields the protein MPAAYSERIIKIIKRIPRGKIATYGHIAALAGDPRGARQVVRILHTSSDKERLPWHRVINSRGKLSLPRGNGYELQRALLEKEGIVFGLNDTIDLERFLWRPRRAKE from the coding sequence ATGCCTGCCGCTTATAGTGAACGCATCATTAAAATTATCAAGAGAATTCCTCGCGGGAAAATTGCCACCTATGGTCACATCGCCGCCCTGGCCGGGGATCCCCGGGGAGCGCGACAGGTCGTCAGAATTTTGCACACTTCAAGCGACAAGGAGAGACTGCCGTGGCACCGGGTCATCAACAGCCGGGGGAAATTATCCTTGCCGCGAGGAAACGGGTACGAACTTCAGCGGGCCTTACTGGAGAAAGAGGGAATAGTCTTCGGTCTGAATGACACCATTGATCTGGAAAGATTTCTCTGGCGGCCGCGCCGTGCAAAAGAATAG
- a CDS encoding conserved hypothetical protein (Evidence 4 : Unknown function but conserved in other organisms), whose protein sequence is MRLKANLNFLILIYVAAIGFFIDNMHPLAQTTNHLSGPEIMAKFIEGTGGQAAYDKISNRITWSTLDIEDQGMKIAITTYAAKPNKILIVMDIPGVGKVERGMSEGVVWERTPKGAAIKTGREMQEGLRDALFDKFAYWRKAFDDVKYAGADTVDGHPCYIAIMTPRIGDPLTVHFDQTSGLIREIDFAVNPKSGPVSVSLTMSDYRRVDGILTAFETRLRMMDEERVMIVDSVKQNTNIPDSLFSLPSDVRALMNVKK, encoded by the coding sequence GTGAGATTAAAAGCAAATCTGAACTTTCTAATTCTTATCTATGTCGCGGCAATTGGTTTCTTTATCGATAACATGCACCCTTTGGCCCAGACAACAAACCATCTTTCAGGGCCGGAAATCATGGCTAAATTTATCGAAGGGACCGGCGGGCAGGCGGCCTATGACAAAATCAGCAACCGCATTACCTGGTCGACCCTGGATATTGAGGATCAGGGAATGAAGATAGCTATTACTACATATGCCGCCAAGCCCAACAAGATATTGATTGTCATGGATATTCCGGGGGTGGGGAAAGTGGAACGAGGTATGAGTGAAGGCGTTGTCTGGGAGCGAACCCCCAAAGGGGCGGCAATAAAAACCGGACGCGAAATGCAAGAAGGCCTTCGTGATGCCCTTTTCGATAAATTCGCCTATTGGCGGAAAGCCTTCGATGACGTAAAATATGCCGGAGCGGATACAGTCGACGGCCATCCCTGCTATATCGCCATTATGACGCCTCGAATCGGCGATCCTCTCACAGTACATTTCGATCAGACCTCGGGGCTTATCCGGGAAATTGATTTTGCTGTCAATCCCAAGTCCGGCCCCGTGTCGGTATCGCTGACCATGAGTGATTACCGGAGGGTTGACGGTATTCTCACGGCCTTTGAAACCCGCTTGCGCATGATGGATGAGGAGCGCGTGATGATCGTGGATAGCGTAAAACAAAATACAAATATCCCCGACAGCCTGTTCTCTCTGCCATCGGATGTTCGCGCTCTCATGAATGTAAAAAAGTGA